In Pseudofrankia saprophytica, one genomic interval encodes:
- a CDS encoding pyridoxal phosphate-dependent decarboxylase family protein, which translates to MDREDDLDVLRAAAAMALDYAATVDSRPVAPTPEAVAGLAAFDEALPEAGTSAHATLRLLHDAGGPATMASAGARYFGFVIGGTLPAALGAAWLTDAWDQNAALPAMSPVAAKLHDVTRRWLVDLLGLPADCAVTYVTGATMANAACLAAARDELLARLGWDAQADGLFGAPAFDVVIGEGAHATLRKSLGLVGLGRSRVHVVPADDQGRMRADALPGDLTGPVLVCAQAGEVNTGAFDPFDEIADWLARRPGPAPGWLHVDGAFGLWALADPTRRDRLAAGLTRADSWATDGHKWLNVTYDCGLAFVRDAAPLRRTFTAAAGYTPAGDTFDAMHHTPQSSQRARQIEVWAALRTLGRDGVADLVTRACDAAAEIARRLDEGGLTVLNDVVLNQVLIRLDHLDPEPGTEAPGAAEAAPEAAGEALTRALIAEIQEDGRVWCGPTLWHGRTAMRLSVSSWKTDPDDAAFAADVILTCATRVRARLAAR; encoded by the coding sequence ATGGATCGCGAGGACGACCTGGACGTGCTGCGGGCAGCCGCGGCGATGGCGCTCGACTACGCGGCGACGGTTGACAGCCGGCCCGTCGCGCCGACGCCGGAGGCGGTGGCCGGGCTGGCGGCCTTCGATGAGGCACTGCCCGAGGCCGGTACGTCGGCGCACGCGACGCTGCGCCTCCTGCACGACGCCGGCGGCCCGGCGACGATGGCCTCGGCAGGCGCCCGCTACTTCGGCTTCGTCATCGGCGGGACCCTGCCGGCGGCACTCGGCGCCGCCTGGCTCACCGACGCCTGGGACCAGAACGCGGCACTCCCGGCGATGTCCCCCGTGGCCGCCAAGCTGCACGACGTGACCCGACGCTGGCTGGTCGACCTCCTCGGCCTACCAGCCGACTGCGCGGTCACCTACGTGACCGGGGCCACCATGGCCAACGCCGCCTGCCTCGCCGCCGCCCGCGACGAACTGCTCGCCCGGCTCGGCTGGGACGCCCAGGCCGACGGGCTGTTCGGCGCCCCGGCCTTCGACGTCGTCATCGGCGAAGGGGCGCACGCGACGCTGCGCAAGTCGCTCGGCCTGGTAGGGCTCGGCCGCTCCCGGGTGCACGTCGTGCCCGCCGACGACCAGGGCCGGATGCGCGCCGACGCGCTGCCGGGCGACCTCACCGGCCCGGTGCTCGTCTGCGCGCAGGCGGGCGAGGTCAACACCGGCGCGTTCGACCCGTTCGACGAGATCGCCGACTGGCTCGCCCGCCGTCCGGGACCCGCGCCGGGCTGGCTGCACGTCGACGGCGCGTTCGGTCTGTGGGCGCTGGCCGACCCGACGCGGCGTGACCGGCTCGCCGCCGGGCTCACCCGCGCCGACTCGTGGGCGACCGACGGGCACAAGTGGCTCAACGTCACCTACGACTGCGGTCTCGCCTTCGTCCGGGACGCGGCCCCCCTGCGCCGCACCTTCACCGCCGCCGCCGGCTACACCCCCGCCGGCGACACGTTCGACGCGATGCACCACACGCCGCAGTCCTCACAGCGCGCCCGGCAGATCGAGGTGTGGGCAGCCCTGCGCACCCTGGGCCGCGACGGCGTCGCCGATCTCGTCACCCGCGCCTGCGACGCCGCCGCCGAGATCGCCCGCCGGCTCGACGAGGGCGGCCTCACGGTCCTCAACGACGTCGTCCTCAACCAGGTCCTCATCCGCCTCGACCACCTCGACCCGGAGCCCGGCACCGAGGCCCCGGGCGCGGCCGAGGCCGCGCCCGAAGCGGCCGGCGAGGCGCTGACACGGGCGCTCATCGCCGAGATCCAGGAGGACGGCCGGGTCTGGTGCGGGCCCACCCTCTGGCACGGCCGGACCGCGATGCGCCTCAGCGTCTCGAGCTGGAAGACGGACCCCGACGACGCCGCCTTCGCCGCCGACGTCATCCTCACATGCGCCACCCGCGTCCGCGCCCGCCTGGCCGCCCGCTGA
- a CDS encoding cation transporter, with amino-acid sequence MTSMDATARPALLRRGFALEYATLGWNVVGIVVLTVTAIAARSVALAGFGLDSLIEIGASTVVLWELSGAGEERQRRALRLIGVGFALLALYLLVASTWVLVAGFHPRHSPLGIAWTAVTAAVMFTLAVGKARTGAALDNPVLRTEGRVTLIDGLLAAAVLLGLVLNTLAGLWWADPAAGYVLVYYAAREVKEVLFAEH; translated from the coding sequence ATGACCAGCATGGACGCCACCGCGCGCCCCGCTCTGCTTCGCCGGGGCTTCGCGCTGGAGTACGCCACGCTCGGCTGGAACGTGGTCGGCATTGTGGTGCTCACCGTCACGGCGATCGCCGCGCGGTCGGTGGCGCTCGCCGGGTTCGGCCTGGACTCGCTGATCGAGATCGGCGCGTCCACGGTGGTGCTCTGGGAGCTGTCCGGTGCCGGCGAGGAGCGTCAGCGCCGCGCGCTGAGGTTGATCGGCGTGGGCTTCGCGCTGCTCGCGCTCTATCTGCTGGTGGCGTCCACGTGGGTGCTGGTGGCCGGTTTCCACCCGCGCCACTCGCCGCTGGGCATCGCGTGGACGGCGGTGACCGCGGCGGTCATGTTCACCCTCGCTGTGGGCAAGGCCCGCACCGGCGCGGCGCTCGACAACCCGGTGCTCAGGACCGAGGGGCGGGTCACCCTGATCGACGGCCTGCTCGCGGCCGCGGTGCTGCTCGGCCTGGTCCTCAACACTCTGGCCGGCTTGTGGTGGGCGGACCCGGCGGCCGGCTACGTGCTGGTCTACTACGCGGCGCGGGAGGTCAAGGAAGTCCTCTTCGCCGAGCACTGA
- a CDS encoding cation diffusion facilitator family transporter: MNGHTHPHEPHGHRHDHGGHHHGQAHRDGWWSRLRDQAGHLAAPHSHGAMDKIDSAMKTSREGTRTLWLSLGVLGLTTAVQAAVVALSGSVALLGDTIHNGADALTAVPLGLAFVLGRRPANRRYTYGYGRAEDLAGVAVVLTIAASSALAAYEAVDRLLHPRGISHLWAVAIAAVVGFAGNEWVARYRIATGRRIGSAALVADGLHARTDGFTSLAVLAGAGGVALGWRWADPAVGLLITVAILLVLRDAAREVCRRLLDCVDPALVDTAESALRAVDGVREVGQVRMRWIGHALRAEADIVVDPQLTVVQAHGLAVAAEHALIHAVPRLTAATVHTDHPPHGADPHAALSHHTAA; encoded by the coding sequence GTGAACGGGCACACCCATCCCCATGAGCCGCACGGACACCGCCACGACCACGGCGGTCACCACCACGGGCAGGCCCACCGGGACGGCTGGTGGTCCAGGCTGCGCGACCAGGCCGGGCACCTGGCCGCCCCGCACAGCCATGGGGCGATGGACAAGATCGACTCCGCGATGAAGACCTCGCGCGAGGGCACGCGCACGCTGTGGCTGTCGTTGGGTGTCCTGGGGCTGACCACGGCGGTCCAGGCGGCGGTCGTGGCGTTGTCCGGGTCGGTGGCGCTGCTGGGCGACACGATCCACAACGGCGCTGACGCGCTGACCGCGGTCCCGCTCGGGTTGGCGTTCGTGCTGGGTCGGCGGCCGGCGAACCGCCGCTACACCTACGGCTACGGCCGCGCTGAGGACCTGGCCGGTGTCGCTGTTGTGCTCACGATCGCCGCCTCGTCGGCGCTCGCCGCCTATGAGGCCGTCGACCGGCTGCTGCACCCGCGCGGCATCAGCCACCTGTGGGCGGTGGCGATCGCCGCCGTGGTCGGGTTCGCCGGCAACGAGTGGGTGGCGCGCTACCGGATCGCCACCGGCCGCCGGATCGGCTCCGCGGCGCTGGTCGCCGACGGGCTGCACGCCCGCACCGACGGCTTCACGTCCCTGGCCGTCCTGGCGGGCGCCGGAGGGGTCGCGCTCGGGTGGCGCTGGGCCGACCCTGCGGTCGGCCTGCTGATCACCGTCGCCATCCTCCTCGTGCTGCGGGACGCCGCCCGTGAGGTCTGCCGGCGCCTGCTTGACTGCGTAGACCCGGCGTTGGTCGACACCGCCGAGTCCGCGCTGCGCGCCGTGGACGGAGTCCGGGAGGTGGGGCAGGTCCGGATGCGCTGGATCGGCCACGCCCTGCGCGCGGAGGCCGACATCGTCGTCGACCCGCAGCTGACCGTCGTGCAGGCCCACGGCCTCGCCGTCGCCGCCGAACACGCCCTCATCCACGCGGTTCCCCGGCTGACCGCCGCCACCGTCCACACCGACCACCCGCCCCACGGCGCCGATCCGCACGCCGCCCTCAGCCACCACACCGCCGCCTGA
- a CDS encoding ArsR/SmtB family transcription factor, which yields MHLSGAHPSQQHEDRERLAVAVDVLGLLADRTRLALLARLGEGEADVTTLTEATGATRTSVSQHLARLRLAGLVTTRKEGRHVVYALRYGHLRRLVDEALSVADHQLGHLPPHD from the coding sequence ATGCATCTATCAGGTGCGCATCCCTCGCAGCAGCATGAGGACCGCGAACGTCTCGCGGTGGCCGTGGACGTGCTCGGCCTGCTCGCCGACCGCACCCGCCTAGCCCTCCTGGCACGGCTCGGTGAGGGTGAGGCCGACGTCACCACCCTGACCGAGGCGACCGGAGCAACCCGAACCTCCGTGAGCCAGCACCTCGCCCGACTGCGGCTGGCTGGCCTGGTCACGACACGCAAGGAAGGACGGCACGTGGTGTACGCGCTGCGCTACGGGCACCTGCGCCGCCTCGTCGACGAGGCGCTGAGCGTCGCTGACCACCAGCTCGGCCACCTACCGCCGCACGACTGA
- a CDS encoding GrpB family protein yields MVVVASVDPAAVTPREEIFVGGLEKRPIVIAAYRPEWVKQFAHEQARIVGALGEAAVRVEHIGSTSVPGLGAKPIIDIQVSVPDMADAASFEGPLLRTGYVVRVREQGEHWMFRTPEQDVHIHVCGAGSDWEHRHLLFRDWLRHDPADRTAYEAAKRALAALDWPSMQHYAEAKSTIIQEITARARPWAAKTGWTIPAPRG; encoded by the coding sequence ATGGTCGTGGTGGCGAGCGTGGACCCGGCGGCGGTGACGCCGCGGGAGGAGATCTTCGTCGGCGGGCTGGAGAAGCGGCCGATCGTGATCGCCGCCTACCGCCCCGAATGGGTCAAGCAGTTCGCGCACGAACAGGCGCGGATCGTCGGGGCACTCGGCGAGGCGGCAGTGCGGGTCGAGCATATCGGCTCGACCTCGGTGCCAGGGCTCGGCGCGAAACCGATCATCGACATCCAGGTCAGCGTCCCCGACATGGCCGACGCGGCGAGCTTCGAGGGCCCGCTGCTGCGCACCGGCTACGTGGTGCGGGTGCGCGAGCAGGGCGAGCACTGGATGTTCCGGACCCCCGAACAGGACGTGCACATCCACGTCTGCGGCGCGGGCAGCGACTGGGAGCACCGCCACCTGCTGTTCCGCGACTGGCTGCGCCACGACCCCGCCGACCGCACCGCCTACGAGGCGGCCAAGCGTGCGCTCGCGGCCCTCGACTGGCCGAGCATGCAGCACTACGCCGAGGCCAAGAGCACCATCATCCAGGAGATCACCGCCCGCGCCCGCCCCTGGGCCGCGAAGACCGGCTGGACGATCCCCGCCCCCCGCGGCTGA
- a CDS encoding TetR/AcrR family transcriptional regulator, whose translation MTRDASGGGAPVGGGERRTPAAGGPPGAFEQLWGAPARPRRGPRPALRLDSLVEAAVALADEEGLGALSMARVAERLGFTTMSLYRHVASKDDLLLLMLNEAVGPPPKTLVTDPAAGWRAGLDAWTRGMYERALAHPWITRIEIGGAPNLPNQLAWMDRGVAPLAGVPLAGQEKLSAILMLSRYAMSAAQLTSDVTAAASAGTYGPDDGDYGATLARLLDPERFPALHAIAVSGEIDPAVPPEGVADELHGEFHFGLARMLDGLDVLLRSRGPK comes from the coding sequence ATGACGAGGGATGCGAGTGGGGGCGGCGCCCCGGTGGGCGGCGGCGAGCGGCGCACCCCGGCGGCCGGGGGGCCGCCGGGCGCGTTCGAGCAGCTGTGGGGCGCCCCCGCGCGGCCGCGGCGCGGTCCGCGCCCGGCGCTGCGGCTGGACAGCCTGGTCGAGGCGGCGGTCGCGCTCGCGGACGAGGAGGGGCTCGGCGCGCTGTCGATGGCCCGGGTCGCCGAACGGCTCGGCTTCACGACGATGTCGCTTTACCGACACGTCGCCAGCAAGGACGACCTGCTCCTGCTGATGCTCAACGAGGCCGTCGGCCCGCCGCCGAAGACGCTGGTGACCGACCCGGCCGCCGGTTGGCGGGCCGGGCTCGACGCCTGGACCAGAGGTATGTACGAGCGGGCACTGGCGCACCCGTGGATAACCCGGATCGAGATCGGCGGCGCGCCGAACCTGCCCAACCAGCTGGCCTGGATGGACCGCGGCGTCGCCCCCCTCGCCGGCGTGCCGCTGGCTGGTCAGGAGAAGCTGTCGGCGATCCTGATGCTGTCCCGCTACGCCATGTCCGCGGCGCAGCTGACAAGCGACGTCACGGCCGCCGCGAGCGCCGGCACCTACGGGCCGGACGACGGTGACTACGGCGCGACACTCGCCCGGTTGCTCGACCCGGAGCGGTTCCCCGCGCTGCACGCGATCGCGGTCTCCGGTGAGATCGACCCGGCCGTGCCGCCAGAGGGGGTCGCCGACGAGCTGCACGGGGAATTCCACTTCGGCCTCGCCCGCATGCTCGACGGGCTCGACGTCCTGCTGCGCTCCCGCGGGCCGAAATAG
- a CDS encoding ABC transporter ATP-binding protein, with translation MPTTLDAGREPPASPLPSASPAPRLPAGADGAVIRVRGLRKAFGAVTVLDGVDLDVAAGHVHALLGPNGAGKTTLVRILSTLLRADAGEATVAGHDLARAPRRVREVISLTGQHAAVDELLTGEENLWLAARLFRLPRAVARRRVAELVDAFDLAGFARRLVKTYSGGQRRRLDLAVGLVSDPEVIFLDEPTTGLDPRSRQGVWDVVARLADGGATVLLTTQYLEEADQLADLVSVLDGGRIVAEGTPTALKARLGAERAELTFSDDTAYARAVAVLRATTPAEGAPPAPATPSGVVGGPGTDGAALAAGGGVDADPVARRVGVPTDGSASALRHLLDDLDDRGIEVARVELRVPTLDDVFFALTAGSASRKETR, from the coding sequence ATGCCGACCACCCTGGACGCCGGCCGTGAGCCCCCGGCCTCCCCTCTCCCATCGGCGTCCCCGGCGCCTCGTCTCCCGGCGGGCGCCGACGGCGCGGTCATCCGGGTGCGCGGCCTGCGCAAGGCGTTCGGCGCCGTCACCGTGCTCGACGGGGTCGACCTGGACGTCGCCGCGGGCCACGTCCACGCGCTGCTCGGCCCGAACGGCGCCGGCAAGACGACGCTGGTGAGGATCCTCTCGACGCTGCTGCGCGCCGACGCCGGCGAGGCGACGGTCGCCGGCCACGACCTGGCGCGCGCGCCGCGCCGGGTCCGCGAGGTGATCAGCCTGACCGGCCAGCACGCCGCCGTCGACGAGCTGCTCACCGGCGAGGAGAACCTCTGGCTCGCCGCGCGGCTGTTCCGCCTGCCCCGGGCTGTCGCGCGCCGCCGGGTCGCCGAGCTCGTCGACGCGTTCGACCTGGCCGGTTTCGCCCGCCGCCTGGTCAAGACCTACTCCGGTGGCCAGCGCCGCCGCCTCGACCTCGCCGTCGGCCTGGTCAGCGACCCCGAGGTGATCTTCCTGGACGAGCCGACGACCGGCCTGGACCCACGCAGCCGCCAGGGTGTGTGGGACGTCGTCGCCCGCCTCGCGGACGGCGGCGCGACGGTGCTGCTCACGACGCAGTACCTGGAGGAGGCCGACCAGCTCGCCGACCTGGTCTCGGTCCTCGACGGGGGCCGGATCGTCGCCGAGGGCACCCCCACCGCGCTCAAGGCCCGCCTCGGCGCCGAGCGCGCCGAGCTGACGTTCTCCGACGACACGGCATACGCCCGCGCCGTCGCGGTCCTGCGCGCCACCACGCCCGCCGAGGGCGCGCCGCCTGCGCCAGCCACCCCGTCCGGGGTCGTCGGCGGCCCCGGCACCGACGGGGCGGCCCTGGCGGCCGGCGGCGGCGTCGACGCGGACCCGGTCGCCCGCCGGGTCGGCGTGCCCACCGACGGCTCCGCGTCCGCGCTGCGCCACCTGCTCGACGACCTCGACGACCGCGGCATCGAGGTCGCCCGCGTCGAGCTGAGGGTTCCCACCCTCGACGACGTCTTCTTCGCGCTCACCGCCGGTTCCGCCTCTCGGAAGGAAACCCGATGA
- a CDS encoding ABC transporter permease, with amino-acid sequence MTTAVPSGVPAGSDSPIRPVGHPRAATRPTRSGGGTPAMIGRSLRRLPRQPDTVIISVALPVMLLLLFVYVFGGALDAAGGRTAYLTYVVPGIIVLASGWGAASTAVAVAADMANGIIDRFRSMPVRAPAVLTGHVVASLAANAVATALVIGIALGLGFRPDAGVGGWFAAIGVVAFYVLAITWVSVALGLLAGSPDAANGMTFFILFLPYVSSGFVATDTMPGPLRAFANHQPLTPVIDTVRGLLVGGGADGSDVAAALVWCAGILAVGYCASAVIYRRRSAR; translated from the coding sequence ATGACCACCGCCGTCCCGTCCGGAGTCCCCGCCGGATCGGATTCACCGATCCGGCCGGTCGGCCACCCACGCGCCGCCACCAGGCCGACCCGCTCCGGCGGCGGAACCCCCGCCATGATCGGCCGGAGCCTGCGCCGGCTGCCCCGCCAGCCCGACACGGTGATCATCTCCGTCGCGCTGCCGGTGATGCTGTTGCTGTTGTTCGTCTACGTGTTCGGCGGCGCGCTCGACGCCGCCGGCGGCCGGACCGCCTACCTGACCTACGTCGTCCCGGGGATCATCGTGCTGGCCTCGGGGTGGGGCGCGGCGTCCACGGCGGTCGCCGTCGCCGCCGACATGGCCAACGGGATCATCGACCGGTTCCGGTCGATGCCGGTCCGCGCCCCGGCGGTGCTGACCGGCCACGTCGTCGCGAGCCTCGCCGCCAACGCCGTCGCGACCGCACTGGTCATCGGCATCGCGCTGGGCCTCGGCTTCCGCCCCGACGCCGGCGTCGGGGGCTGGTTCGCCGCGATCGGGGTCGTCGCGTTCTACGTGCTGGCGATCACCTGGGTGTCGGTCGCGCTCGGCCTGCTCGCCGGCAGCCCCGACGCGGCGAACGGGATGACGTTCTTCATCCTGTTCCTGCCCTATGTCAGCAGCGGCTTCGTCGCGACCGACACGATGCCCGGCCCGTTGCGCGCGTTCGCCAACCACCAGCCGCTCACCCCGGTGATCGACACCGTCCGCGGCCTGCTCGTCGGCGGCGGCGCCGACGGCTCGGACGTCGCGGCGGCCCTGGTCTGGTGCGCCGGCATCCTGGCTGTCGGCTACTGCGCCTCCGCCGTCATCTACCGCCGCCGCTCCGCGCGCTGA
- a CDS encoding DEAD/DEAH box helicase, which produces MTLELEAEAEQGPVGVAVADPAVALAEFAARYPFALDPFQIEGCEALAAGEGVLVAAPTGAGKTIVGEFAAFLALRGGRRCFYTTPIKALSNQKYADLVAAHGAANVGLLTGDTSRNGDAPVVVMTTEVLRNMLYASAAGSHRFDDLAYVVMDEVHYLADRQRGAVWEEVIIHLPAHVQLVSLSATVSNAEEFAQWLVTVRGHTRVIVSEHRPVPLWQHVLADRTLYDLFVEDAATLGDVRGGPRALEPAATGPSALPGQRDRPRDGARGERPGRAGPPGRQARGGRADRPARSGGAGGGGRDDLTATGSRPNGTAESDDRVVASDGRPVNPELLRLARLESSGPDWSRSGRPGPGGRPRRRPWGPSRPQVIERLDRDGLLPAITFVFSRVGCDAAVAACAAAGLRLTTSEQSAEIRAHVRARTAGIPDGDLRVLGYWEWLDGLERGLAAHHAGMLPVFKEVVEELFVRGLVRAVFATETLALGINMPARTVVLERLSKFNGQARADITPGEYTQLTGRAGRRGIDIEGHAVVLWQSGLDPLAVAGLASTRTYPLRSSFRPSYNMAVNLVGRLGAERARTVLESSFAQFQADRAVVGLARQVRRNQSALDELTAEVECDRGSALEYDQIRRDIREREKRLSREGAARGRAEAAEALARLRIGDVVRVPAGRRMGLAVVLDVAIDPRSTDEPRPLVLTADRQVRRLSLIDFPVVVEPLGRVRVPRTFNPRDARSRRDLASSLHHAELRAEPGKRERARAAAADDAELARLRRALRAHPVHDCPRREEHLRKAERAARLRRETEALARKVEGRTNTVARTFDRVRAALTELGYLDGDTVTPKGTRLARIYTEQDLIVAVCLDRGVWEPLTPAALAAAVSSLVFEPRGDDLAMPALPGDDDLRTALGATHRIYAELSGVEQDHGLAFLRPPELGFVTAAYGWASGRSLERILGEDATELTAGDFVRWMRQLLDLLDQIAQSAGPDSALRSTAREAMSALRRGVIAYSMVV; this is translated from the coding sequence CTGACGCTGGAGCTCGAGGCGGAGGCCGAACAGGGACCCGTCGGGGTGGCGGTCGCCGACCCGGCGGTGGCGCTGGCCGAGTTCGCGGCGCGCTACCCGTTCGCCCTCGACCCCTTCCAGATCGAGGGCTGTGAGGCCCTCGCCGCTGGCGAGGGGGTGCTCGTCGCCGCGCCGACGGGCGCCGGCAAGACGATCGTCGGCGAGTTCGCCGCCTTCCTCGCGCTGCGCGGCGGGCGGCGCTGCTTCTACACCACGCCGATCAAGGCGTTGTCGAACCAGAAGTACGCCGACCTGGTCGCGGCCCACGGCGCGGCCAACGTCGGCCTGCTGACCGGGGACACCTCCCGCAACGGCGACGCGCCGGTGGTGGTCATGACCACCGAGGTGCTGCGCAACATGCTCTACGCCTCCGCGGCGGGCAGTCACCGCTTCGACGATCTCGCCTACGTCGTCATGGACGAGGTCCACTACCTCGCCGACCGGCAGCGCGGCGCCGTCTGGGAAGAGGTGATCATCCACCTGCCGGCGCACGTCCAGCTGGTGTCGCTGTCGGCGACGGTGAGCAACGCCGAGGAGTTCGCCCAGTGGCTGGTCACCGTCCGCGGCCACACCAGGGTGATCGTCTCCGAGCACCGGCCGGTGCCGCTGTGGCAGCACGTCCTGGCCGACCGAACGCTCTACGACCTGTTCGTCGAGGACGCGGCCACGCTCGGTGACGTCCGCGGGGGCCCGCGCGCGCTCGAACCCGCCGCCACCGGTCCCAGCGCCCTTCCCGGCCAGCGGGACCGCCCCCGGGACGGCGCGCGCGGCGAGCGGCCGGGACGGGCCGGCCCCCCTGGGCGGCAGGCCCGCGGCGGCCGCGCCGACCGGCCGGCCCGCTCCGGTGGTGCCGGCGGGGGAGGCCGCGACGACCTGACGGCGACGGGCAGCCGGCCGAACGGGACGGCCGAGAGCGACGACCGGGTGGTGGCCTCGGACGGGCGGCCGGTCAACCCGGAGCTGCTGCGGCTGGCCCGGCTGGAGAGTTCGGGGCCCGACTGGTCGCGCTCCGGCCGGCCCGGCCCCGGTGGCCGGCCGCGGCGGCGCCCCTGGGGGCCGAGCCGCCCGCAGGTGATCGAACGGCTCGACCGTGACGGCCTGCTGCCCGCGATCACCTTCGTCTTCAGCCGGGTCGGCTGCGACGCGGCGGTGGCGGCCTGCGCGGCCGCCGGGCTGCGGCTGACGACGTCCGAGCAGTCCGCCGAGATCCGCGCCCACGTGCGGGCCCGCACCGCCGGGATCCCCGACGGCGACCTGCGCGTCCTCGGCTACTGGGAGTGGCTCGACGGGCTGGAGCGGGGTCTGGCCGCGCACCACGCCGGGATGCTGCCGGTGTTCAAGGAGGTCGTCGAGGAGCTGTTCGTCCGCGGCCTGGTCCGCGCCGTGTTCGCCACCGAGACGCTCGCGCTCGGCATCAACATGCCCGCGCGCACCGTCGTCCTCGAACGGCTGTCGAAGTTCAACGGCCAGGCCCGTGCCGACATCACCCCCGGCGAGTACACCCAGCTCACCGGCCGCGCCGGCCGGCGCGGCATCGACATCGAGGGCCACGCGGTGGTGCTCTGGCAGTCGGGGCTGGACCCGCTGGCGGTCGCGGGGCTCGCCTCGACCCGGACCTACCCGCTGCGCTCGTCGTTCCGCCCGTCCTACAACATGGCCGTCAACCTGGTCGGCCGGCTCGGCGCCGAGCGTGCCCGCACGGTGCTGGAGTCGTCGTTCGCCCAGTTCCAGGCCGACCGGGCGGTGGTCGGGCTGGCGCGGCAGGTGCGGCGCAACCAGTCGGCGCTCGACGAGCTGACCGCCGAGGTCGAGTGCGACCGGGGCTCCGCGCTCGAGTACGACCAGATCCGCCGGGACATCCGGGAGCGGGAGAAGCGGCTGTCGCGCGAGGGCGCGGCCCGGGGGCGCGCGGAGGCGGCCGAGGCGCTGGCCCGGCTGCGTATCGGCGACGTGGTCCGGGTGCCGGCCGGGCGGCGGATGGGGCTCGCCGTCGTGCTCGACGTGGCCATCGACCCCCGGTCCACCGACGAGCCGCGCCCGCTGGTGCTCACCGCCGACCGGCAGGTCAGGCGGCTGTCCCTGATCGACTTCCCGGTCGTGGTGGAGCCGCTCGGCCGGGTGCGGGTGCCGCGGACGTTCAACCCCCGCGACGCCCGCTCCCGGCGTGACCTCGCGAGCTCCCTGCACCACGCGGAGCTGCGCGCCGAGCCGGGCAAGCGGGAGCGAGCCCGCGCCGCCGCGGCCGACGACGCGGAGCTCGCCCGGCTGCGCCGCGCGCTGCGGGCCCACCCGGTGCACGACTGCCCCCGCCGCGAGGAGCACCTGCGCAAGGCCGAGCGGGCGGCCCGGCTGCGCCGGGAGACCGAGGCGCTGGCCCGCAAGGTCGAGGGCCGGACGAACACCGTCGCCCGCACGTTCGACCGGGTCCGCGCGGCGCTGACCGAGCTCGGCTACCTCGACGGGGACACGGTCACCCCGAAGGGCACGCGCCTCGCCCGGATCTACACCGAGCAGGACCTGATCGTCGCGGTCTGCCTGGATCGGGGGGTGTGGGAGCCGCTGACGCCGGCGGCGCTGGCCGCCGCCGTGTCGTCGCTGGTGTTCGAGCCGCGCGGCGACGACCTGGCCATGCCGGCGCTGCCGGGCGACGACGACCTGCGCACCGCGCTCGGCGCCACCCACCGGATCTACGCCGAGCTGTCCGGCGTCGAGCAGGACCATGGCCTGGCCTTCCTGCGGCCGCCGGAGCTGGGCTTCGTCACCGCGGCCTACGGCTGGGCGTCGGGCCGGTCGTTGGAACGGATCCTCGGTGAGGACGCGACCGAGCTGACCGCCGGCGACTTCGTCCGCTGGATGCGCCAGCTGCTCGACCTGCTCGACCAGATCGCCCAGTCGGCCGGGCCCGACTCGGCCCTGCGCTCCACCGCCCGCGAGGCGATGAGCGCCCTGCGCCGCGGTGTCATCGCCTACTCCATGGTCGTGTGA